The Aliiroseovarius sediminilitoris region ACACCATTCAAAACCTTGCGATTGTTCACCCGCACGACATAGTCGCCGCGTGGGATGCCGACGGTCTCCAACGTATCCGCCAGCAGCGCGCAAATCTCGGCATCCGCCGCCATGGAGGCCGTGCCAACCGTATCCGCATCACACTGATAAAACTGACGAAACCGCCCCGGACCGGGCTTTTCGTTGCGCCATACCGGCCCCATCGCATAACGGCGATACGGGGTGGGCAGATCGTTGCGATGCTGTGCATAAACGCGGGCCAAGGGCGCGGTCAGATCATAGCGCAGCGCGAGCCAACTGTCGTCGTCGTCTTGCCACGCGAACACACCCTCGTTCGGGCGATCCACATCCGGCAGGAACTTGCCCAGCGCCTCGACCGTTTCCACCGCCGAGCTTTCCAGCGCATCGAAGCCATAGCGATGATAAACCGCCGCGATCTGGTCGAGCATCCGTTTCCGCTCGTCCACCTCTGCGCCGAAATAGTCGCGAAACCCCTTGGGCGTGATCGCCTTGGGGCGGGGCTGTTTTTTCTGCTTGGCCATGACTGGTCCCGGTTCAATATGTATCGCGGGCGGTCTAGCGGATGGGGGCGTCAGGGGCAAGGAAAGCCTGTCATTCGCGCTTGTGTAAAAAACCGCTGGGTCTTGCGGCAAAGCCACGCTATCACGCCCCCCATGACACACGATCGCCTGACCCAATTGGAAGAAAGCATCGCCCACCTGTCCCGCCAGGTTGAGGAGTTGAACGAGGTTGTCACGCGGCAGGATACCGAATTGTCAAAGATGACCCACCGCGTTCGTATGTTGATGCAACGCGAAGCCGAGCGGGAACAGGCCAATTCCGGTGGCGTGGTCTTGGGCGACGAACGCCCACCGCATTACTGACGCCCGGTTTTCATGACCCAGGGTATTCACCGTGTCGCATTGGTCAACATCTGACACCGACGAAAGCACAGGCAAAGCCCCTGATCGCACTCGAAATCAAAGCTAGGCGCCCATACACCAGCGCATGACCGCTTTCTGCGCGTGAAGCCGGTTCTCGGCCTCGTCAAAGATCACCGATTGCGGGCCGTCCATGACCGCATTGGTCACTTCTTCCTCGCGGTGGGCCGGCAGGCAATGCATGAACAATGCATCCGGTTTGGCATGGGCCATCAGTGCATCGTTGATCTGGTAAGGGCGCAGCAGATTGTGGCGACGTTCCCGCGCCGAGGGCGCGTCGTGCATCGAAACCCATGTATCAGCCACGATCAGATCGGCCCCATCCACGGCCTGCACCGGATCGCGCACGATCTCGATATTGGCACCCTTGGCACGCGCCTCTTGCACAAACACCGTTTCGGGGTCCAACACCTCCGGTCCGGTGAAAGTCACGTCAAACCCAAACTGGCCCGCCGCATGCAGGAACGAGGCACAGACATTGTTGCCGTCCCCCGCCCAGACGACTTTCTTGCCCGCAATTGGCCCGCGATGTTCTTCGTAGGTCAGGATATCCGCCATGATCTGACAGGGGTGCGAACGGTTGGTCAGCCCGTTGATCACCGGCACATCGGCATATTCCGCCATCTCGAGCAGTGTCGCTTCTTCAAAGGTGCGGATCATGATCATGTCGACATAGCGGCTCAGCACGCGGGCAGTGTCGGCCACCGTCTCGCCGTGCCCCAACTGCATTTCCGAGCCGGACAGAACCATCGTCTGCCCACCCATTTGTCGCACACCCACATCGAAGCTGACGCGGGTCCGGGTCGAGGGCTTTTCAAAGATCAGCGCGACCATATGGTCTTTCAGCGGCTGTTCATCGTCCAAAGCCCCTTTGGGCTTGCCTGCGCGGGCTTGCTTGATGCGATGCGCCTCGGACATCATGCTGGTCAGATCGGCTTTGTCGGTTTTGTTGATATCAAGAAAATGCGTCATTGGGTCTGGCCCTCCACAGCCTTCGCAGCGGTTTCAAGGCGGGTGATGGCCTCGGCAATGTCTTCGTCTTCGATGGTCAGCGCGGGCAAGATGCGCAGCACGTTATCCGCCGCTGGCACGCACAGCACACCCGCGCCGTAACAGGCTGTCAGAACATCCGTATTGGGGGCTTTGCATTTCAACCCCAACATTAATCCTGTGCCGCGAACGGCGTCGAACACGTTTGGATGAGCTGCCACCAGTCCTTCCAGCTTTTGTCGCAGCAACCCCGCTTTGCGGTTCACTTCGTTCAAGAATTCCGGATCGGCAATGATGTCGACAACCCGCGCCCCGATCGCACAGGCCAGTGGGTTGCCGCCATAGGTGGATCCATGCGTGCCCGCGACCATGCCGCTGGCAGCGTCTTCTGTTGCCAGAACAGCGCCCAGAGGGAAGCCGCCACCGATACCCTTGGCCACCATCATGATGTCAGGCGTCACGCCGGAATATTCATGTGCAAACAACCGACCTGTCCGGCCCATGCCACACTGCACCTCGTCAAAAATCAAAAGCGCCCCAGCCTCGTCGCAGGCCACACGGATCGCGGTCAACTCGTCATCCGGCACCGGGCGAATACCGCCTTCACCCTGCACGGGTTCGATGATGACCGCGGCCACTTCCCCACCCGACAGTGCGTTGGTCAGCCCGTCCATATCGCCGAAGGGCAGATGGGTGAAGCCGGGCAGAAGCGGGCCGAAGCCCTTGGTCAGCTTTTCGCCCCCCGCGGCCGCAATCCCGGCGGACGACCGGCCATGGAACGAGCCTTCAAAACCAATGATGCGCGTCCGCTCTGGCTGCCCTTTGTCATACCAATGTTTGCGCGCCATTTTTACCGCAAGCTCACACGCTTCGGTGCCTGAATTGGTAAAGAACGCGGTATCCGCGAAGGTCAGATCCACCAACTTGTCTGCAAGTTTCTGCTGCTGCGGAATGGTATAGAGGTTCGACACATGCCACAGTTTTGCACCCTGCTCAGTCAGCGCCTCGACCAACGCCGGATGGGCATGGCCCAGCGCATTCACCGCGATCCCTGCGCCAAGATCCAGATATCGCTCGCCGCCTGCCGTCACAAGCCAGCTGCCTTGGCCATGCTCGAACGCAAGATCAACACGGTTATAGGTTGGAAGAAGCGACGGGATCATGTCGGTATCCTTTATTAAAGAAGCCTTTGGGTGCCGTATGGCGGGCCTCAAGTCAACAATTTCGGAAAGGGCCGCGTCATCGACGCGGGGAACAAACGGGGCAGGCGTCAGGCGCGGATGCGTCGGCGTCGGGTGTCAGCGATATGCGTGCGTTTGATCATGAGGCGGGCTTACGCCAAGGACACGCGGCTGTCCACCCTTTTCAGAACGCCGCCAAACCCTTAAGCGGGTTAAATGGAGACTCGCCCCACCCCGACCCACAACCCGTTGGCGGCAGCAGGTTTCATGCTGCTGGCATCGTCACTGATTGCTGGCACAACGCTGATGGCAAAGCTTGTCGGGCGTGATAGCTTGGGCGACCCTCTGCACCCCTTGCAAATCAGTCATGGACGGTTTCTGTTTGCGTTTCTGGCGATCAGCACGGTGGTCGCGCTCAAACGTCCGGCCCTGCGCAACGCGAATATCCCCTTGCACATCGCCCGATCTGTTGCGGGCTGGACCGGAATTTCCCTGATGTTTGCCGCGGTTGGCTTCATCCCGCTGGCCGACGCCACCGCGATCAGTTTTCTGAACCCGGTCTTCGCCATGGTGTTTGCCATCGTCTTGCTGGGGGAACAGGTGGGACCGTGGCGCTGGATCGCGGCTGCCATCGCGCTGATCGGGGCGGTCGTGCTGATCCGCCCGGGCGCGGACAGCTTTCATCCGGCCGCGTTTCTGGCACTGGCCGCCGCTATGGTCATGGGGTTGGAGATCACGCTGATCAAACGCCTGACCGGTCGGGAAGCCCCGCTGCAAATCCTGTGGATCAATAATGGCATCGGCCTGACGGTGGCAACCATGGCGGTGATCTGGGTCTGGGTGCCCCCCACACCCGCGCAATGGACGGCCCTTGCCGCCCTTGGGTTTATGATGGCATTGGCGCAAACCTGCTTTATCCAATCCATGAGGCGCGCCGATGCAAGCTTTGCCGTGCCGTTTTCCTATGCCACATTGGTTTTCGCTGGTCTGTATGATTTCGGCGTGTTTGGCGTCGTTCCCGTCCCCACCAGCCTGCTTGGGGCTGCGATCATCATCGCGGGCGGCGTGCTTCTGGTCTGGCGGGAAGGACGCAGGGCGGCCTGATGCCGCTTCTGTGCTTGTATCCCCCGGCACTATGACTAAAATAGCCGCTTGTGAATTCACTGGGCCGTTTGGGTAACTCCGCGTCCCGACCCCAAGAACGGGAAGAAATATGTCCTGGACCGACGAGCGCGTTGAAATCCTGAAAAAGATGTGGGGCGAGGGGCAATCCGCCTCGGTCATCGCAAAAGAACTTGGTGGCGTTACCCGCAATGCCGTGATCGGCAAGGTGCATCGCCTTGGCCTGTCGAACCGGTCCGGTGGTGGGTCGAAAGCACCTGCCAAGGAAAAGGCCGCACCAAAAACAGCGGCCAAGGCGAAGACCCCACCGAAAAAAGCGACCCCGAAGAAAGAGGCGGAGCCCGCCTCCAAGCCCGCTGCGGATATCAAACCCATCCCGGCGCGCAAACAGATCATCCCGGCAGGCCAACCCCTGCCGCCGCAACCTTCGGCGAATGAGATCAGCCCCGAGGCGCTGGCCTCGGTGCGCGAAGTCGAAAAGGGCGCGAAAAAACTGAACCTGATGGAGCTGACCGAGCGGACCTGCAAATGGCCCATCGGCGACCCCGCGACCGAGGATTTCTGGTTTTGCGGCCTGACTGTGCAACAGGGCAAACCCTATTGCGAGGCGCATGTGGGCGTAGCGTTCCAGCCGATGTCCTCGCGCCGCGACCGCAAACGGTAAGCCGGGTTCAATACCTTTTCTTAAGCGCGCCTAACCCGGCGCGCTTTTTGTTGCATGGCGACACGGCGCGGTAGTGCTTTCCAAGTTCCGCCATGCAAGCTATATGCGCGCCATGACATATCCAGTGAACCCGCCCAACCTGCGCCCGGACCTTGCCCCGAAAGCCCGGTTTTCCGAGCCGAAACGCGATGGTCAACCCACCATCGGCATGGTCAGCCTTGGCTGCCCCAAGGCGCTCGTCGACAGCGAACGCATCCTGACGCGGCTGCGCGCCGAAGGCTATGCGATCAGCCCGGATTATACCGGCGCGGATGCGGTGATCGTGAACACATGCGGCTTTCTGGATTCGGCCAAAGCGGAAAGCCTTGAGGCCATTGGTGAGGCGTTGAACGAAAACGGCCGTGTCATTGTCACCGGCTGTCTGGGCGCGGAAGAAGACTATATCCGCGGCGCCCATCCCAGCGTTCTGGCCGTCACAGGCCCGCACCAGTATGAACAGGTTCTGGATGCCGTGCACGGCGCCGTGCCGCCCAGCCCCGATCCGTTTGTGGACCTGCTGCCCGCGACCGGCGTATCGTTGACCCCGCGCCATTACAGCTATCTGAAAATTTCCGAGGGCTGCAATCACAAGTGCAAGTTCTGCATCATTCCAGACATGCGCGGCAAACTCGCCAGCCGTCCCGCCCATGCGGTGATCCGCGAGGCGGAAAAGCTGGTCGAGGCCGGCGTGAAAGAACTGCTGGTGATTTCTCAGGATACCTCGGCCTACGGCCTCGACATCAAACATGCCGAGGATCGGGGCCACCGCGCCCATATCACCGACCTGGCGCGCGATCTTGGGGCGCTCGGGGCGTGGGTCAGGCTGCACTATGTCTATCCTTATCCGCATGTGCGCCAGTTGATCCCGCTGATGGCGGACGGGCTGATCCTACCCTATCTGGACATCCCGTTCCAACACGCCCACCCCGACACCCTGAAACGCATGGCCCGCCCTGCGGCGGCATCAAAAACGCTGGACGAAATCGCAGCGTGGCGCGCGGATTGCCCCGACATCACCCTGCGGTCCACCTTCATCGTCGGCTATCCCGGCGAAACCGAGGCTGAATTCCAGACCCTGCTGGATTGGATGGACGAAGCGCAACTGGATCGCGTCGGCTGCTTTCAATATGAAAACGTCGACGGCGCGCGGTCAAACGACCTTCCAGACCACGTTCCCGCCGAGGTCAAACAAGACCGCTGGGATCGCTTCATGGAAAAAGCGCAGGCGATTTCCGAAGCCAAACTGGCCGCAAAGGTCGGCCAAACCATCGACGTGATCGTCGACGACATCGACGCAGACGGCATCGCCACCTGCCGCACCAAAGCCGACGCCCCCGAGATTGATGGAAACCTGTTTATCGACGAAGGCACCGAAGGTTTGAAGGTGGGTGAGATCGTTCAAGTCGAGGTTGATGAGGCGGGCGAGTATGATTTGTGGGGGCGGCTTAGTCGTTCGGAATAACCGTAAGATAATGACCGCCACGGGTGAGCGTTTTATGGGCTTCAATCCCAGCAGCTCCGAGTAACATTTCCCAGATATCTTTTTCATCTTCGCGGCACTGGACGACAAACTGTTTGTTTACGGACGCTTCCCACTGACCTTTCAATGTAGCCCAAACCTCAGGTTCAACATCCACAACTTTGGTCACATCAATGATTTCGGGTTTGCCGTGAGCAATAGTGTCACGAAACTTCTTTAACTGATAAATAGTCTGAAATGGACGCTCTCCCCAATTGACCTCCATTTCAAGAATCTTAGCCAACAATTTGATTTTACTCTTTAAGTTTGCTCGTTCTGGCCAACCTTCTTCCAACAACTTCCAGCCTACAAAATTGATTTTTGCTTCAATCGAAAATGCAGTGAAAATAAGGGCGCTCATCATATCGAGCGCCACCGCGGTGGTATCTTCGCTCTCAAATTTCTTCTCAACCTGAGTAGCGTACCAGTTTGCACAATTAGATAGATCATTGTGAATGAACCGCTCGGCTTCGATCCGTACTTTGTATTTTTCCAAAATTTATCTTTTCAAAAAATTGAGAGTGTATTTGCTTCAGGTTATTATTATCTACCCCTCCCTACTCACACTGAACAACACCCAGCCATCAATTCGGGCGACTTCGGTGCCGCCAGTTTCGGTCATGAACACGCCCAACCCTTCATAGTCTTCCGGGCAGGCAACAAGGTCGGCGGTGTGGTCAAGGTATTCGACGGTGGCCGCGCTTTCGCCCACGCGGCGGCATTGGTCGCCGTCGGCGCGGTAGCCATCGCCGAACAGGGGCAAGTCAGTTGCGGGCGGAGAATACACGGTCTTGGTTTCGCAGGCGGTCAACAGGCCAAGGGCGATCAGGGGCAAGAGTGGTTTCATCAGGGGTCTCCTTCTGGATTTCCCTGAGTATATCACAGGTTGAAACGCGGTGCGGCAGTTCCTTGCCGCCCCCAGTTTCAGCGGGTCACGCGCCCTGAAGCGGTCTGACTTCGATCTCGCGCTCAGTCCGGGCCTTCATGGCGCGCGCGGCAGCATGGCTGGCGGCAAGCGTGGTGAAATACGGGATCTTGTCCATCAGGGCGACATTGCGCATTTCGCGACTGTCATTCACCGATTGGGTGCCTTCGGTCGTGTTCATAACCAGATGAACCTCGCCGTCCTTCATACGGTCGACGATATTTCGGCCCGGCTCATACACTTTGGCGACCTTCTCGGTTTCCACGCCATTTTCAGACAGGAAAGATGCAGTGCCGCGGGTGGCGAGAATGGTAAAACCCTGATCTTTTAAAAGCTTGGCAGTTTCGACCAATTGCTCGGTCTTGTCACCTTCCTTGATCGACAAAAACACGTTGCCTTCAGTCGGCAGCATGGACCCTGCCCCAAGCTGGGCCTTCAGGAACGCCATGGCGAAATCCTTGTCCGCCCCCATCACTTCGCCGGTCGAACGCATTTCCGGGCCAAGCAACGTATCCACACCGGGGAAACGGGCGAACGGCAACACGGCTTCCTTAACGGCATAGCTGTCAATCTCGGGGTCCACCAGATCGAACGCATCCAGCTTCTCGCCCGCCATGACACGCGCCGCGATGGACGCAATGGGGGACAGAACCGCCTTGGCCACGAAAGGCACGGTGCGCGAGGCGCGTGGGTTCACTTCGATCAGATAGATCTCGTCATCTTTCACGGCGAACTGCACGTTCATCAAACCAACCACGTTCAGCGCCAGCGCCAGCGCCTTGGACTGTTCACGCAGCCCGAGAATGATCTCGGCGCTGAGCGAATAGGGCGGCAACGAACAAGCGCTGTCGCCGGAATGCACGCCTGCTTCTTCGATATGCTGCATGATGCCTGCGACATGCACGTTTTCGCCATCGCACAGGGCATCCACGTCCACTTCGACCGCACCGGACAGATAGCTGTCCAGCAACACCGGGCTGTCACCCGACACCACGACGGCCTCGGCGATGTAGCGTTCCAATTGGGCCATGTCGCGCACGATTTCCATTGCACGACCACCCAGCACATAGGAGGGACGGATCACCAGCGGGAAGCCGATGTCTTCTGCGATTGCCAGCGCTTCGGCGTCGGTCGACGCAATACCGTTCTTCGGCTGTTTCAGATCCAACTGGTTGACCAGCGCCTGAAACCGTTCGCGGTCTTCGGCCAGGTCGATGGCGTCCGGCGTGGTGCCAAGGATCGGGATGCCCTCGGCCTCCAGCGCGTTGGCCAGTTTCAGGGGGGTCTGCCCACCGAACTGAACGATCACACCGTGCAGCGTGCCGTTTTCCAGCTCTTTGGTCAGAATCTCCATCACGTGTTCGAAGGTCAGCGGTTCGAAATACAGCCGGTCCGACGTGTCATAATCGGTCGACACGGTTTCCGGGTTGCAGTTGATCATGATGGTCTCATAGCCCGCGTCGGTCAGCGCAAAACAGGCGTGGCAGCAGCAATAATCAAACTCGATCCCCTGCCCGATCCGGTTTGGACCGCCACCCAGAATGACCACCTTCTTACGGTCGGACGGGCGTGCCTCGCATTCGACCTCGCCCATCATGGGGGCTTCGTAGGTCGAATACATATAGGGGGTCTGGGCTTCAAATTCGGCAGCACACGTGTCGATGCGTTTGAACACGGCGGTCACACCCACCTTGCGGCGCGCGTTACGCACATCGCTTTCCTTGAAGCCCGTCAACTTGGCCAGGCGCGCATCGGTGAAGCCCATCATCTTGAGCTTGCGCAGACCGGCCTGGTCCGACGGCAGGCCGCTTTCCTTGATGGCGGCCTCGGTCTCAATGATTTCGCGGATACGGGCCAGGAACCATGGGTCATACGCCGTGCAGGCCTGAATATCCTCGTTCGACATGCCGAACCGCATGGCCTGCGCGATTTTCAGAATACGGTCGGGGCGCTGTTCGGAAATCGCCTTGATGATCGCAGCCTGATCCGGTGCCCCGGGGATGTCAATCTCGTCAAATCCGGTCAGGCCGGTTTCCATCGAGGCCAGCGCCTTTTGCAGGCTTTCGTGAATGGTGCGGCCGATTGACATGACCTCGCCCACCGATTTCATCGCGGTGGTCAGTTCGGGCTTGGCACCGGGAAACTTCTCAAAGGCAAAGCGCGGGATTTTGGTGACGACATAGTCGATGGTCGGTTCAAAGGACGCGGGCGTGACCTTGGTGATGTCGTTGTCCAGCTCGTCCAGCGTATAGCCCACCGCCAGTTTCGCCGCGATCTTGGCAATCGGGAAACCGGTGGCTTTGGACGCCAAAGCGGAGGACCGAGACACGCGCGGGTTCATCTCGATCACCACCATGCGACCGTCTTCCGGGTTCACCGCCCATTGCACGTTCGAGCCGCCGGTTTCCACGCCAATCTCGCGCAGTACATTGATCGAATGCGTGCGCATCAACTGATATTCCTTGTCAGTCAATGTCAGCGCAGGCGCGACGGTGATCGAATCGCCCGTATGCACCCCCATCGGGTCCACGTTTTCGATGGAACAGACGATGATGGCGTTGTCAGCGGTGTCGCGCACCACCTCCATCTCGAACTCTTTCCAGCCCAGCAGGCTTTCGTCGATCAGAATCTGGCTGACGGGCGAAGCGTCCAGACCGGTGCGGCAATAATGCTCGTATTCCTCGCGGTTATACGCCACGCCCCCACCGGTGCCACCAAGCGTGAAAGCGGGGCGAATGATTGCGGGCAGTCCGACATAATCAATCGCGTCCAGACATTCCTGCATTGTGTTGGCAATGGTAGCTTTCGGGTTTTCGATGCCCAGTCGGTCCATCGCTTCGCGAAACAACTTGCGGTCCTCGGCCATTTCAATGGCGTGACGTTTCGCGCCGATCAATTCGACATTGTATTTATCCAGCACACCCAGATCGTCCAGCTCCAACGCCGTGTTCAAACCGGTCTGACCACCCATCGTCGGCAGCAGCGCATCGGGGCGTTCTTTCTCGATGATCTTGGTGACAACATCTGCGGTGATCGGTTCGATATAGGTCGCATCCGCCATGTCCGGATCGGTCATGATCGTCGCCGGGTTCGAGTTCACAAGGATGACCCGATACCCTTCCTCGCGCAGCGCTTTACATGCCTGAGCGCCCGAATAATCAAACTCGCAGGCTTGCCCGATGATGATAGGCCCCGCGCCGATGATCATGATTGAGTTGATATCGGTTCTTTTTGGCATAATGACCCCCATCAGCAGACTGGATCGCGATCGGGATTCTCACCCGTGCGCAAATTGTCGTGGGTTATAGAGATGGGGGCACTTAGCGCAAGCCCCGAATGGCGATGATTTGCGCCTAGCTTCGCTGACTTTGTCTTACGCAAACAATCAAAATTGATGTGAACAGTAAAACAGCCAGGATAAAATGTAGAAAGACTTGCAGCACAAACGTGGTGCTTTGCTCGGAAAGAACGAAATAAAGCGGTAAGGAATATCCGACCGCAACGGCCGCTATCGTTAAAATTCCCAATCGACGGGATGAGAACTCCAGAATTCCTGGCAGCAGCATCATCGGCAAGATCAGGTAATGCAACCACCCCAACGGGCTTGTGAACAACAACACCAACGAAGTGGTCAAAAGCCGCGCCCAGACTCGCTTATGGGCTTCTAAGTTGCGACTGACAAAGAAGCAGACAATCAGTCCTGAAAGGAACGTCGCACGGACGGACCAAAGTATCCATTTTGGTTCGGGCCACAGATCGATTCTGAGCGTTTCCAGAGAAAGCGTTCCATTATAAGCCTGCCAAAGCAGCAAGAGTGGCAAATCCATTCCCAGATTGATGCCGCTGACCAAAATGGTTCCTTCAAGCTCTCGGAGTTTGTCCAGAAACTCGGCGTGAAGCGGCCAGCCCGTCATCAAGATGGACAGCCCCCCCAGCATTCCCCCTAAAACTCCGAACCACAGGAGAGCACGCCAATTGCGCTCCATCAAAAAGATAATCGCCAGCAAGGCGGGAGCTACCTTGATCGCAGCAGCCAACGCCAGCCAGCCACCTGCGCCAGCCGGTTTATTTTCGATCAGGTTACAAAACGCCAACATGATCAAAAATGTTACAAAAATTTGCGGCTGCCCAAGACTAAGAGACAAATGGGAAACGCTGGTTATCAACAGCAGCAACGCAGACACTGCAACCCAGACAGTCGCCAAGACGCGACGGGGCTTCAGCATCCTGAAACCCAGCCAAATCATACCGATGAATGATCCGACATTTATCACCAACACCACCCGCGCAAAAATGTCGAAGCTGACGAATTTGGTGACAGGTGCAAGTATTGCGACCCAGATTGGTGGATAAACATAAGGGGTGACAATTGATATCCCATCGGAAGACAACGCCGCTCGTTCCTGCCATTCAATCGGGATATCATTCCAAAAGAAGTCCCCATCAAGCGGATAGATCAAGTGATACAAACCGTCATCATAGAATGACGCCGCAATATATAGAGATGCGAGATCAATGGGTGCGTTACTACCATTTGCGAAGACCAACACGCTGATCGTCAGAACGATTATGATCGCAATTCTCATTCGTGCCTGATCATTAGAACGTCCGGCTTGTACTGTATTCATTCACGCATGCCCATGTTTACACCGGACGTCTTGCCACAAACCTGTGGCATGTCCGTGTCGACAGTTTTAGTCTCAGCACCTCTTGGAGCAAGTCGGTTTCTTCTGTTGCGAGGACTTTTACTATGGAAATCTCCGCTTCGGCTTGACTTTACCCGCCAAGGCAGGTGTATCGGCGCGATACATATGAACCGCTCGACGGGGGCACCCATGCACGCTTTTCGCAGCCATACTTGCGCTGAACTGAACAAATCGAATGTTGGCGACACGGTTCGCCTGTCTGGTTGGGTCCATCGGGTCCGCGATCACGGCGGCATCCTGTTCATCGACCTCCGCGATCATTACGGCATCACGCAAGTCCTGTGCGACCCCGACAGCCCCGTCTTCGCCGAGATGGAGAAGGTGCGGTCGGAATGGTGCATCCGTATTGACGGCAACGTGAAAGCCCGCGACGCCGATCTGGTGAACGACAAGATCCCGACTGGCGAAATCGAGGTGTTCGTGCGTGACCTCGAAATTCTGGGCGCCTCGGAAGAGCTGCCTCTGATGGTGTTCGGCGATCAGGAATACCCGGAAGAAACGCGGCTGAAATACCGCTTCCTCGACCTGCGCCGCGAGGTGATGCAGGAAAACATGAAACTGCGTTCGGACGTTGTCGCCTCGATGCGCAAGCGGATGTGGGAACAGGATTTCCGCGAGTATCAAACTCCGATCATCACGGCCTCCAGCCCCGAAGGTGCGCGCGATTTCCTTGTGCCGTCGCGCCTGCATCCGGGCAAGTTCTATGCGTTGCCGCAGGCGCCGCAGCAGTTCAAACAGCTGATGATGGTGGCGGGCTTTGACAAGTATTTCCAAATCGCGCCGTGTTTCCGAGATGAAGACCCGCGGGCCGACCGGTCGCCGACCGATTTCTATCAATTGGATATGGAAATGTCCTTCGTCACCCAACAGGATGTGTTCGACACGATCCAGCCAGTGCTGAAAGGCGTGTTCGAAGAATTTGGCGGCGGACGCAAGGTCGATCAGGACTGGCCGCAGATTTCTTACAAGGACGCGGCCCTTTGGTATGGCACCGACAAGCCGGACCTGCGCAACCCGATCAAGATGCAGATCGTGTCCGAGCATTTCCGCGGCTCGGGTTTTGCGATCTTTGCGAAATTGCTGGAACAGGACGGCACCGAGATCCGCGCCATTCCTGCGCCAACCGGCGGGTCGCGCAAGTTCTGCGACCGGATGAACAAGTTCGCGCAGGAACAGGGTCTGCCTGGCATGGGCTATATCTTCTGGCGGAAGCGTGGAGATAAAGTTGATGAACAGATGAGCCCGGTTGTCGCTGCTCTCATGGGCTTGACCGACGATGATCTTAATGAACAGACGCGACTTCAGAAGCAGCTTGAAGAACTACAAAACACTTTAGGTGCTCTGGAAATTGCTAAAGCAATCGCTGAAAAGAACTTCGATCGCGTCCGTTTCCTCACCCAAGCATATTTCTCCGAATGGGAAGCCGCTGGCCCCTTGGCCAAGAACATCGGCCCCGAACGGACCGAGGCAATCCGCCAACA contains the following coding sequences:
- a CDS encoding SlyX family protein; translation: MTQLEESIAHLSRQVEELNEVVTRQDTELSKMTHRVRMLMQREAEREQANSGGVVLGDERPPHY
- the argF gene encoding ornithine carbamoyltransferase, with protein sequence MTHFLDINKTDKADLTSMMSEAHRIKQARAGKPKGALDDEQPLKDHMVALIFEKPSTRTRVSFDVGVRQMGGQTMVLSGSEMQLGHGETVADTARVLSRYVDMIMIRTFEEATLLEMAEYADVPVINGLTNRSHPCQIMADILTYEEHRGPIAGKKVVWAGDGNNVCASFLHAAGQFGFDVTFTGPEVLDPETVFVQEARAKGANIEIVRDPVQAVDGADLIVADTWVSMHDAPSARERRHNLLRPYQINDALMAHAKPDALFMHCLPAHREEEVTNAVMDGPQSVIFDEAENRLHAQKAVMRWCMGA
- a CDS encoding aspartate aminotransferase family protein; translated protein: MIPSLLPTYNRVDLAFEHGQGSWLVTAGGERYLDLGAGIAVNALGHAHPALVEALTEQGAKLWHVSNLYTIPQQQKLADKLVDLTFADTAFFTNSGTEACELAVKMARKHWYDKGQPERTRIIGFEGSFHGRSSAGIAAAGGEKLTKGFGPLLPGFTHLPFGDMDGLTNALSGGEVAAVIIEPVQGEGGIRPVPDDELTAIRVACDEAGALLIFDEVQCGMGRTGRLFAHEYSGVTPDIMMVAKGIGGGFPLGAVLATEDAASGMVAGTHGSTYGGNPLACAIGARVVDIIADPEFLNEVNRKAGLLRQKLEGLVAAHPNVFDAVRGTGLMLGLKCKAPNTDVLTACYGAGVLCVPAADNVLRILPALTIEDEDIAEAITRLETAAKAVEGQTQ
- a CDS encoding DMT family transporter — its product is METRPTPTHNPLAAAGFMLLASSLIAGTTLMAKLVGRDSLGDPLHPLQISHGRFLFAFLAISTVVALKRPALRNANIPLHIARSVAGWTGISLMFAAVGFIPLADATAISFLNPVFAMVFAIVLLGEQVGPWRWIAAAIALIGAVVLIRPGADSFHPAAFLALAAAMVMGLEITLIKRLTGREAPLQILWINNGIGLTVATMAVIWVWVPPTPAQWTALAALGFMMALAQTCFIQSMRRADASFAVPFSYATLVFAGLYDFGVFGVVPVPTSLLGAAIIIAGGVLLVWREGRRAA
- a CDS encoding GcrA family cell cycle regulator; the encoded protein is MSWTDERVEILKKMWGEGQSASVIAKELGGVTRNAVIGKVHRLGLSNRSGGGSKAPAKEKAAPKTAAKAKTPPKKATPKKEAEPASKPAADIKPIPARKQIIPAGQPLPPQPSANEISPEALASVREVEKGAKKLNLMELTERTCKWPIGDPATEDFWFCGLTVQQGKPYCEAHVGVAFQPMSSRRDRKR
- the rimO gene encoding 30S ribosomal protein S12 methylthiotransferase RimO, with the protein product MTYPVNPPNLRPDLAPKARFSEPKRDGQPTIGMVSLGCPKALVDSERILTRLRAEGYAISPDYTGADAVIVNTCGFLDSAKAESLEAIGEALNENGRVIVTGCLGAEEDYIRGAHPSVLAVTGPHQYEQVLDAVHGAVPPSPDPFVDLLPATGVSLTPRHYSYLKISEGCNHKCKFCIIPDMRGKLASRPAHAVIREAEKLVEAGVKELLVISQDTSAYGLDIKHAEDRGHRAHITDLARDLGALGAWVRLHYVYPYPHVRQLIPLMADGLILPYLDIPFQHAHPDTLKRMARPAAASKTLDEIAAWRADCPDITLRSTFIVGYPGETEAEFQTLLDWMDEAQLDRVGCFQYENVDGARSNDLPDHVPAEVKQDRWDRFMEKAQAISEAKLAAKVGQTIDVIVDDIDADGIATCRTKADAPEIDGNLFIDEGTEGLKVGEIVQVEVDEAGEYDLWGRLSRSE